A single region of the Marmota flaviventris isolate mMarFla1 chromosome 10, mMarFla1.hap1, whole genome shotgun sequence genome encodes:
- the LOC139707347 gene encoding PRAME family member 12-like, producing MSIQSLPMLLELAGSSLLSDKSRAILDLEDLPIELFPPLFVEAFSRGHTEVLKKMVQAWPFTWLPLGALMRKPQMEMIRVAVDGLNMLLAQQDRPRRWKLQVLDLRRASRNFWRTWSGALVDARSPEAMKKNQTSKHGPAMAAKLPFQMRNLRMLLVSQVCVPAHTSPEEQERLLTQLTSQFLRMDCLRKFCVDAVLLLKGHVEQALELTALFLFRHLTTPLETLSITNCPMSDSDWNHLSRCPNTRQLKHLELTDFSPESLKILLEITVASLKSLDLEACGITDSQLQALLPALSRCFQLMVLNFHGNRNSMSAQRDLLLHTARLSQLSVELYPAPLESYDAQGAIHPGRCPNSVLSSQQ from the exons ATGAGCATCCAGTCCCTACCCATGCTGCTGGAGCTGGCAGGGAGCAGCCTACTGAGTGACAAGTCCAGGGCCATCCTGGATCTGGAGGACCTTCCCATAGAGCTCTTCCCACCACTCTTTGTGGAGGCCTTCAGCAGGGGACACACTGAGGTCCTGAAGAAAATGGTGCAGGCCTGGCCCTTCACCTGGCTGCCCCTGGGGGCCCTGATGAGGAAGCCACAGATGGAGATGATCCGAGTGGCAGTGGATGGGCTGAACATGCTGCTTGCCCAGCAGGATCGCCCCAG gaggtggaaactgcaggTGCTGGATTTGCGGAGGGCTTCACGGAACTTCTGGAGGACGTGGTCTGGAGCCCTGGTTGATGCTCGCTCACCAGAGGCCATGAAGAAGAATCAAACATCGAAACATGGTCCAGCAATGGCAGCTAAGCTGCCCTTCCAG atgaggaacctgaggatGCTGCTTGTCTCCCAGGTCTGTGTGCCTGCCCACACCTCCCCAGAGGAGCAGGAGCGGCTGCTCACCCAGCTCACCTCGCAGTTCCTCAGGATGGACTGCCTGCGGAAGTTCTGTGTGGATGCTGTCCTCCTCCTCAAGGGCCACGTGGAGCAGGCCCTAG AACTAACTGCCTTGTTTCTCTTTAGGCACCTGACAACCCCTCTGGAGACCCTCTCAATAACCAACTGCCCGATGTCAGATTCCGACTGGAATCATCTTTCCCGATGTCCAAACACCAGACAGCTCAAACACCTGGAACTGACAGATTTCAGTCCAGAGTCTCTCAAAATTCTGCTGGAAATCACTGTAGCCTCTCTGAAGAGCCTGGACTTGGAAGCTTGTGGGATCACTGactcccagctccaggccctcctgcctgccctgagcCGCTGCTTCCAGCTCATGGTTTTGAACTTCCATGGGAACCGCAACTCCATGTCAGCCCAGAGGGACCTGCTGCTTCACACTGCCAGGCTGAGCCAGTTGAGCGTAGAGCTGTACCCTGCACCTCTGGAGAGCTATGATGCCCAGGGTGCCATCCACCCAGGGAGATGTCCCAACTCTGTGCTGAGCTCACAGCAATAG
- the LOC114083010 gene encoding PRAME family member 12-like: MKETQTVKASPDTGPTLPLKVLVNLRFQQRSLNAFHSFLFHWVDERKGLIQLCCKKLQMCSLPVHTIEKILERLDLDFIQQLDVQCFWRLSTLATFATYWGQMSNLRKIFFSHIYVSAYASQEERDQLMDDITSQFAKMDSLRRLYLDGVFLLEGRLCQVLRLLKTPLETISITNCQLSDPDWNDLSGSPNLDQLIHLTLWGSKLRSFSPEPLVIPLENAAATLETLNLQDCGITNSQLQAILPVLSCCSQLRVLSFNGNDISISVLSNLLLHTSRLTRLSLEKYPAPLESYDAQGAIHPGRLFQLIDELMATLRDVREPKNVLFYTKP; encoded by the exons ATGAAGGAGACGCAAACAGTGAAGGCCTCTCCAGACACAGGGCCCACTCTGCCCTTGAAGGTGTTAGTAAACCTGCGCTTTCAGCAAAGATCCCTGAATGCATTCCACTCCTTCCTCTTTCACTGGGTGGATGAGAGGAAGGGTCTGATACAGCTGTGCTGCAAGAAGCTGCAGATGTGCTCTTTGCCCGTCCATACCATTGAGAAGATCTTGGAGAGGTTGGATCTGGACTTTATCCAGCAGTTGGACGTGCAGTGTTTCTGGAGACTGTCCACCTTGGCTACTTTTGCTACCTATTGGGGCCAGATGAGCAACCTGAGGAAGATCTTCTTCTCCCACATCTATGTGTCTGCCTATGCTTCCCAGGAGGAGAGAGATCAGTTGATGGATGACATTACCTCACAGTTTGCCAAGATGGACAGCCTCCGGAGGCTGTACCTGGATGGTGTCTTCCTCCTAGAAGGCCGTCTGTGCCAGGTGCTCAG ACTCCTGAAGACCCCCCTAGAGACCATCTCAATAACCAACTGCCAGCTCTCAGATCCAGACTGGAATGATCTGTCGGGGTCTCCAAACCTCGACCAGCTAATACACCTGACGCTGTGGGGCAGCAAATTGAGGAGTTTCAGTCCTGAGCCCCTCGTAATTCCGCTAGAGAATGCTGCAGCCACCCTTGAGACCCTAAACTTGCAGGACTGTGGGATCACCAACTCCCAGCTCCAGGCCATcctccctgtcctgagctgctgctcCCAGCTCAGGGTCTTGAGCTTCAATGGGAATGACATCTCCATATCGGTCCTGAGCAACCTGCTGCTTCACACTTCCAGGCTGACCCGGTTGAGCCTAGAGAAGtaccctgcccctctggagagcTATGATGCCCAGGGTGCCATCCACCCAGGGAGACTTTTCCAACTCATCGATGAGCTGATGGCGACACTGAGGGATGTGAGAGAGCCAAAGAATGTCCTTTTCTATACTAAACCCTGA